In Xanthomonas theicola, a single genomic region encodes these proteins:
- the kdsB gene encoding 3-deoxy-manno-octulosonate cytidylyltransferase yields MSAAPAAAPPFVVAIPARYAASRLPGKPLRALGGEPLVRHVARRALAAGARQVWVAADDPRIAAAVADLDGVHVALTSAAHASGTDRLAECADIAGWDDATLVVNLQGDEPFAPVAGIVAVAQALAGSGAEMATLGTPVESAESLFDPNVVKLVRSAHGDALYFSRAPIPWHRDAFAASREQLPPGPWLRHIGIYAYRAGFLRRFAAMPPGPLEQVEWLEQLRVLEAGFRIAVALSPAPFPPGVDTPEDLARAEARLRALTPKGVPPALPGWQ; encoded by the coding sequence ATGAGCGCCGCGCCTGCCGCCGCGCCGCCGTTCGTGGTCGCCATCCCGGCGCGCTATGCGGCCTCGCGCCTGCCCGGCAAGCCGCTGCGCGCGCTCGGCGGCGAGCCGCTGGTCCGCCACGTGGCGCGCCGTGCGCTCGCCGCCGGTGCGCGGCAGGTCTGGGTGGCCGCGGACGATCCGCGCATCGCCGCGGCGGTGGCCGACCTGGACGGGGTGCACGTGGCGCTGACCTCGGCGGCGCACGCGTCCGGCACCGATCGCCTGGCCGAATGCGCCGACATCGCCGGCTGGGACGACGCCACCCTGGTGGTCAACCTGCAGGGCGACGAGCCGTTCGCGCCGGTCGCCGGGATCGTCGCGGTGGCGCAGGCGCTGGCTGGCAGCGGAGCGGAGATGGCGACGCTGGGGACGCCGGTCGAATCGGCCGAGAGCCTGTTCGACCCGAACGTGGTCAAGCTGGTGCGCAGCGCGCACGGCGACGCGCTGTACTTCAGCCGCGCGCCGATCCCGTGGCATCGCGACGCGTTCGCCGCCTCGCGCGAGCAGCTGCCGCCGGGTCCGTGGCTGCGCCACATCGGCATCTATGCCTATCGCGCAGGCTTCTTGCGCCGCTTCGCGGCGATGCCGCCGGGGCCGCTGGAGCAGGTCGAGTGGCTGGAGCAACTGCGGGTGCTGGAAGCGGGGTTCCGCATTGCGGTGGCGCTGTCGCCGGCGCCGTTCCCGCCCGGGGTGGACACGCCGGAGGACCTGGCCCGCGCCGAGGCGCGTTTGCGGGCCCTCACCCCCAAGGGAGTTCCCCCGGCCTTGCCGGGGTGGCAGTAG
- the msbA gene encoding lipid A export permease/ATP-binding protein MsbA, producing the protein MSAKSAPVWPIYRRLLGYTHAYWAMLSAAVVAMVVEAVAGYFFTRLMDPLVNRGFVNPEPRMAVLLPLAILGLFVMRSCATFVGDYCMARTGRSVVRDLRGQVLAKYLHLPSSHFDVEATPVMVSRLNFDTEQVTQAASDALKTLVADTLTIVGMLVVMLQMSVKVTLALLLVAPLIGVIVSYVGKRYRKISRGIQDGMGSMAQRAEQSLGAQQEVKVHGTQSLEISHYAALANRMLGLNMKVETTRALASSLVQFLAAVALAAIVWVATREALAGRLNAGQFMALMTSMMAIIPSLRRLTSVQTSISRGVAAAERLFSILDTPQEHDTGSVSVQRVRGELVFDKVMLRYRQDSGLALDDISFSAKPGTVTAIVGRSGSGKTSLVRLVPRFYEPSGGGITLDGVPLHDYRLHDLRRQIALVGQRVMLFDDTIAANIAYGTEARVAHIRAAAEAANAWEFIERLPLQLCTPVGENGALLSGGQRQRLAIARAILRDAPILILDEATAALDNESERLVQDALHRLMPARTTLVIAHRLSTIEHADQVLVMDQGRIVERGTHHALLAQGGLYAHLHSMQFRERQT; encoded by the coding sequence GTGAGCGCCAAGTCGGCACCGGTCTGGCCGATCTACCGTCGGCTGCTCGGATATACCCATGCCTACTGGGCGATGCTGAGCGCTGCGGTGGTGGCGATGGTGGTCGAGGCCGTCGCCGGCTATTTCTTCACCCGGCTGATGGATCCGCTGGTCAACCGCGGCTTCGTCAATCCCGAGCCGCGCATGGCGGTGCTGCTGCCGCTGGCGATCCTGGGCCTGTTCGTGATGCGCAGCTGCGCCACCTTCGTCGGCGACTACTGCATGGCGCGTACCGGCCGCAGCGTGGTGCGCGACCTGCGCGGGCAGGTGCTGGCCAAATACCTGCACCTGCCGTCGTCGCACTTCGACGTCGAGGCCACGCCGGTGATGGTCAGCCGCCTGAACTTCGACACCGAGCAGGTCACCCAGGCCGCCTCCGACGCGTTGAAGACGCTGGTGGCCGATACCCTGACCATCGTCGGCATGCTGGTGGTGATGCTGCAGATGAGCGTCAAGGTGACCCTGGCGCTGCTGCTGGTGGCGCCGCTGATCGGGGTCATCGTGTCCTACGTCGGCAAGCGCTACCGCAAGATCAGCCGCGGCATCCAGGACGGCATGGGCTCGATGGCGCAGCGCGCCGAGCAGTCGCTGGGGGCGCAGCAGGAAGTGAAGGTGCACGGCACCCAGTCCCTGGAGATCAGCCACTACGCGGCCCTGGCCAACCGCATGCTGGGCCTGAACATGAAGGTCGAGACCACCCGCGCGCTGGCCTCCAGCCTGGTCCAGTTCCTGGCCGCGGTGGCGCTGGCGGCGATCGTCTGGGTCGCCACCCGCGAGGCGCTGGCCGGGCGCCTCAACGCCGGCCAGTTCATGGCGCTGATGACCTCGATGATGGCGATCATCCCGTCGCTGCGCCGGCTGACCAGCGTGCAGACCTCGATCTCGCGCGGCGTCGCCGCCGCCGAGCGTCTGTTCTCGATCCTGGACACGCCGCAGGAGCACGACACCGGCAGCGTATCGGTGCAGCGCGTCCGCGGCGAACTGGTGTTCGACAAGGTGATGCTGCGCTATCGTCAGGACAGCGGCCTGGCGCTGGACGACATCAGCTTCAGCGCCAAGCCGGGAACGGTCACCGCCATCGTCGGCCGGTCCGGCAGCGGCAAGACCAGCCTGGTGCGGCTGGTACCGCGCTTCTACGAGCCCAGCGGCGGCGGCATCACCCTGGACGGGGTGCCGCTGCACGACTACCGCCTGCACGACCTGCGCCGGCAGATCGCGCTGGTCGGGCAGCGAGTGATGCTGTTCGACGACACCATCGCCGCCAACATCGCCTACGGCACCGAGGCCCGCGTCGCGCACATCCGCGCCGCGGCCGAGGCGGCCAATGCCTGGGAGTTCATCGAGCGGCTGCCGCTGCAGCTGTGCACCCCGGTCGGCGAGAACGGCGCGCTGCTGTCCGGCGGCCAGCGCCAGCGCCTGGCGATCGCCCGCGCGATCCTGCGCGATGCGCCGATCCTGATCCTCGACGAAGCCACCGCGGCGCTGGACAACGAATCGGAGCGGCTGGTGCAGGACGCGCTGCACCGGTTGATGCCCGCGCGCACCACCCTGGTCATCGCACACCGGCTGTCCACCATCGAACATGCCGACCAGGTGCTGGTGATGGACCAAGGCCGCATCGTCGAGCGCGGCACCCACCACGCGCTGCTCGCCCAGGGCGGCCTGTACGCCCACCTGCACAGCATGCAGTTCCGCGAAAGGCAGACCTGA
- the lpxK gene encoding tetraacyldisaccharide 4'-kinase — MSGRVPTTPGYWYRQGTPPLYARLLTPLYAAAIGLRRALYRRGWRKRYSISVPVVVVGNLTAGGTGKTPLTIALVRRLQDAGWTPGVAARGYGRSQDQVARWIEPGTTPKLGGDEPVLIAHKTGAPVRVDRDRVAAARALLQAGCDIVVCDDGLQHYRLQRDVEIEVVDGHRRYGNGRLLPAGPLREPVARGRECDFRVINLGRASDAGEVEVGFGEWAMRLRIDSAQPLQGGRARALRSFAGQRVHAVAGIAHPQRFFDMLRAHGIGVVPHAFPDHHRYRAADLSFGSELPVLMTEKDAVKCAALVNHWCFSVPLVAELPAAFWIGLLDRLDKLRGRSGDALQ, encoded by the coding sequence ATGAGCGGTCGCGTGCCAACCACGCCTGGCTACTGGTACCGCCAGGGCACGCCGCCGCTGTACGCACGGCTGCTGACCCCGCTGTATGCGGCGGCGATCGGCCTGCGCCGCGCGTTGTACCGGCGCGGCTGGCGCAAGCGCTACAGCATCTCGGTGCCGGTGGTGGTGGTGGGCAACCTCACCGCCGGCGGCACCGGCAAGACACCGTTGACCATCGCCCTGGTGCGCCGTCTGCAGGATGCCGGCTGGACGCCCGGCGTCGCCGCCCGCGGCTACGGCCGCAGCCAGGACCAGGTCGCGCGCTGGATCGAGCCCGGCACCACGCCGAAACTGGGCGGCGACGAGCCGGTGCTGATCGCACACAAGACCGGCGCGCCGGTGCGGGTGGATCGCGACCGTGTCGCCGCCGCGCGCGCGCTGCTGCAGGCCGGGTGCGACATCGTGGTCTGCGACGACGGCCTGCAGCACTACCGGCTGCAGCGCGACGTCGAGATCGAAGTGGTCGACGGCCACCGGCGCTACGGCAACGGACGCCTGTTGCCGGCCGGGCCGCTGCGCGAGCCGGTCGCACGCGGCCGCGAATGCGATTTCCGGGTCATCAACCTGGGCCGGGCCAGCGACGCCGGCGAGGTCGAGGTCGGCTTCGGCGAGTGGGCGATGCGCCTGCGCATCGACAGCGCGCAGCCGCTGCAGGGCGGGCGCGCACGCGCCTTGCGCAGTTTCGCCGGGCAGCGCGTGCACGCCGTCGCCGGCATCGCCCATCCGCAGCGCTTCTTCGACATGCTGCGCGCCCACGGCATCGGTGTGGTGCCGCATGCGTTTCCCGACCATCACCGCTACCGTGCCGCCGACCTGTCGTTCGGCAGCGAGTTGCCGGTGCTGATGACCGAGAAGGACGCGGTCAAGTGCGCGGCGCTGGTCAACCACTGGTGCTTCAGCGTGCCGTTGGTGGCCGAGTTGCCGGCCGCGTTCTGGATCGGCCTGCTCGACCGGCTGGACAAGCTGCGCGGGCGCAGCGGCGACGCGCTCCAATAG
- a CDS encoding ExbD/TolR family protein: MRIRDDRVQDEPHIDLVPLIDVILVLIVFFVVTTTFDARSTLQLQLPNASDQHNPAPPRALSVLVNADGHYFVNDQEVLRTDVESVKRSIAQVAGDDREQPVLLRADARTPYQAVVTAQDALGQLGFRRIAIATAPEVKQ; the protein is encoded by the coding sequence GTGCGGATCCGCGACGACCGCGTCCAGGACGAGCCGCATATCGACCTGGTGCCCTTGATCGACGTCATCCTGGTGCTGATCGTCTTCTTTGTCGTGACCACCACCTTCGACGCCCGTTCCACGCTGCAACTGCAATTGCCCAACGCCAGCGACCAGCACAACCCGGCGCCGCCGCGCGCGCTCAGCGTGCTGGTCAATGCCGATGGCCACTACTTCGTCAACGACCAGGAAGTGCTGCGCACCGACGTGGAGTCGGTCAAGCGCAGCATCGCCCAGGTCGCCGGCGACGACCGCGAGCAGCCGGTGCTGCTGCGCGCCGACGCGCGCACGCCCTACCAGGCCGTGGTCACCGCGCAGGACGCGCTGGGTCAGCTTGGCTTCCGCCGCATCGCCATCGCCACCGCGCCGGAAGTCAAGCAGTGA